The segment CGCTCAGACGCTTGACCTTGATCTGGCCGTCGCGCTCCGCCATCTGGAAGGCCTCGCCGTAGTCGTAGCCGAGCGCGCCGCCCAGGCGCACGCCCTTGAGATCGGAAACCTGTTGCCAGTCCAGGGGATGGTCCTTGCGGTGGAAGAAGTAGTAGGTGCTTTCCACCACCGGGTCGCTGATGAAGAACTTCCGTTCCCGTTCCGGGCTGCGTAGCCAGACGGCGGTGCCGGCGCGTTCGCCGCGCTCGGCCAGGTACATCGAGCGGGTCCAGGGATAGAACTCCCACCGCACCTCGACGCCTTCCAGGGCGAAGGCCTCTTCGACGATGCGTGATGCCACGCCCCGGTGCGGCAGGCTGGCGCCCAGGTAGGGCGCCCACTCGCCATTGGTCAGGCGCACTTCGTCCGCGGCGGCGAGACCGTGGAACAACAGGCAGAGGGCGAGCAGGAATACGCGCATCCGGTTCCATCCAGCGACGTAGGGGATTCTGAGTCTAGCGCCGGATGGAGGAATGCGCGCAAGGCTTTACTGGAGCATGCCCATGGCCGCTTCCATGGCGGCGGAAAGGTCTTCGTCGGCCTGCATGTCGACGTTCGGGTCGAGGCCAAGCTTGCTGAAGGCGGCCACCTGGCTCCAGTCCAGCTGGGTATAGGGGTGCTCGCTGCCAAGGTAGCTCTGCAGGGTCGCGACCTGGACGATGTCGACGTAGTCGACGCGCGCCGAGTTGCGGCTGAAGTCCAGGTACTGGCTGGGCACGGCAGCGATCGGCTCGGGGAATTCCCAGGCGCGCAGGATGCGGTCGCCGATCAGCGGATGGATGCGTTCGATCACATGGTTGAGGCTGATGGAGTCGGCCAGCAGCTCGTTGTGCTCCTCGGCATAGGTGAGGATGGGCAACACGCCGATCTGGTGCACCAGGCCGGCCAGGGTGGCCTGGTCGGGCATGAGGCGGGTGTAGTGGCGGCAGAGTACGTGGCAGATGCCGGCGATCTCGGTGCTCTTGTTCCACACTTCGCGCATCTTGCGGTCGATCACGTCGGACGTGGCCTGGAACATCTGCTCCATGGCAAGGCCTGTGGCCAGGTTGCTGGTGTAGTTCATGCCCAGGCGGCTGATCGCCATCTGCAGGTCGGTGATTTCCTTGTTGGTGCGCAGCAGCGGGCTGTTCACCACCTTGATGATGCGGGCGGTCAGCGCGGCGTCATTGCCGATCACCTTGGCCAGGTCCTGGATGCTCGCGTTCGGGTCTTCGGCGGTTTCGCGCACCTTAAGCGCGACTTCCGGCAGGGTCGGCAGAACCAGTTCATCGCTTTCGATGGCCTGGATGAGTTCCTGTTGGACTTTGTCGGCAAGCTTGCTCATTGAGTTTCTCGTCAGTGGCCGGCAGGGGCGGGCTAGCGTTGGATTTCGCGGTCGGCGTCCAGGGTGTAGGGCAGGCTCAGCAGGTTCAGTGCGGGGCCGTCGGCGGCGCCCAGGTGGATGCGGCCATCGTTCACGGCATCTTCCTGAAGCACGGCAAGCAGTTCGCAGCCGTTTTCGGCCGGGGCCGCCAGCACCACTTCACCGACCGAACTCTGGTGAACCGGGGAGAACAGCTCGGCGCCCGGCAGCGGCCGCTCGCCATCGGCCAGCGCCAGGCGGTAGAGGCGGCGCTTGAGTTTGCCCAGGTACTGCATGCGGGCGACGATTTCCTGGCCGGTGTAGCAGCCCTTCTTGAAACTGACGCCACCGAGGGCCTGGAGGTTGATCATCTGCGGAATGAACAGTTCGCGAGTGCTGCCGAAGACCTGGCCGATGCCGGCGCGTACCTGAGCCAGCAGCCAGGCATCCAGCGGCGCTTGCCGCAGTTGGGCGGCCAGGCGGGCTTCCAGGGCGGCGGCTTCGGCGCGGGGCGCCCAGAGCTCCACACGGCCATCGGCAAGGCGAATGGCGATCAGGCGGCCCTCACGGGCGACGGTGTCGGCGGTCTGCGGCAGGTCCAGGCCAAGGGCGAGCAGCGCGCCGTCGCCCTGGCTGAGGCCGAAGCGCACCCAGTCGGCGCTTTCGTCGCTCAGGGTGGATTTGGAGAAGACGGCATATTTCTTCAGGTCGGCCAACTGGGCTTCGAGCAGGTCGCCGGCCATGGCCAGGAGGAAACCTTCGCCTTCCTGGATGATGCGGAAGCTGGAGATCATCCTGCCCTTGGGGGTGCAGCGGGAACCCAGGCTGCTGGTGGCCTGGTCCAGGTAATTGAGGTTGCAGGTCACCTGGCCCTGGAGGAACTTCGCGGCATCCACGCCGCGGACGGCGAGCAGGCCTTCATGGGTGAGCGGACAGAAGAATGCTGATTCGGCCATTGCGGATCGCCGGAAAAAAGTCTGGGGCGCCATCATAGAGTTCCGCCGGGGGCTTGTCAGCGGGTGTCCGGGGCGGCGGCTGTGGTTATAATGCGCGCCTCATTCCTGGAGGCGCTGTGATGGCCGACTCAATTGAACTGAACCGACTCTTCTGGCACAGCCGTCGCGGCATGCTCGAACTGGACGTGCTCCTCGTCCCCTTCGTGCAGGAGGTCTATCCGAGTCTCGACGCCGAAGACCAGGCGCGCTACCGCAAGCTGCTGGAGTGCGAAGACCAGGACATGTTCGGCTGGTTCATGCAGCGCGGCGAGCCGGAAGACGCAGACCTGCGCCGCATGGTTCGCATGATCCTGGACCGTGTCCAGCCCAAGTGACGCCTTCGAATGCCACTGGCGCCCGTCGCGGCGCCTGCTGGCCCTCTACCTGATCCTGTCTTTCCTGGCCGTCCTGGCCCTGTCGGTTGCCGACATCCCTTTCTGGGCGCGGCTCGCCGGCTATCTCGCCTGTGTGGCACATGGCGCGTGGTGCCTGCCCGGGCAGATCCTCCTGACTTCCCCCAAGGCCTTCACCGGCTTGCGTCTGGACGGCGACGGCTGGCAGCTCTGGTGCGCGGCTGACGGCTGGCGCCCGGTGCAGTTGCGCCCGGACAGCCTGGCGCTGCCGCTGGCGGTGATCCTGCGCTTCCGGCTGTCGGGAACCTGGTGGGGGAAGGGTTTGTGCATTCCGGCAGATGCCCTCGACCAGGAGCAGCACCGCCGGTTGCGGGTGAGGCTGGGGTTCAGTCGCCGAAGATGGGCGGAACCAGGATAGTGTCCCGGGCTTCAGGGAGCAGGTCCGGGTAGTCCAGGGTGTAATGCAGGCCACGGCTCTCGTGGCGCTGCATGGCCGAACGGATCATCAGCTCCGCTACCAGTGCCAGGTTGCGCAGTTCGATCAGGTCGCGGCTGACCTTGTAGTTGCTGTAGAACTCGTCGATTTCGCTGAGCAGCAGGCGTACCCGGTGCTGGGCGCGCTGCAGGCGTTTGTTGGTGCGCACGATGCCGACGTAGTCCCACATGAAGCGCCGCAATTCGTCCCAGTTGTGGGCGATGATCACGTCCTCGTCCGAGTCGGTCACCTGGCTGGCGTCCCAGGTTGGCAGGTTGGTGGGCATCGGAACCTTGTCCAGTTGCCCGAGCATGTCTTCCGCCGCCGAGCGGCCATAGACGAAGCATTCGAGCAGGGAGTTGCTGGCCATGCGATTGGCACCGTGCAAGCCGGTGAAGCTGGTCTCGCCGATAGCGTAGAGGCCGGGAATGTCGGTGCGCCCGTGCTGGTCCACCACTACGCCGCCGCAGGTGTAATGTGCCGCCGGCACCACCGGGATGGCCTGGCGGGTGATGTCGATGCCGAAGTCCAGGCAGCGCTCGTAGACGGTGGGGAAGTGGCTCTTCACGAACTCGGCGGGCTTGTGGCT is part of the Pseudomonas lalkuanensis genome and harbors:
- the ygfZ gene encoding CAF17-like 4Fe-4S cluster assembly/insertion protein YgfZ, producing MAESAFFCPLTHEGLLAVRGVDAAKFLQGQVTCNLNYLDQATSSLGSRCTPKGRMISSFRIIQEGEGFLLAMAGDLLEAQLADLKKYAVFSKSTLSDESADWVRFGLSQGDGALLALGLDLPQTADTVAREGRLIAIRLADGRVELWAPRAEAAALEARLAAQLRQAPLDAWLLAQVRAGIGQVFGSTRELFIPQMINLQALGGVSFKKGCYTGQEIVARMQYLGKLKRRLYRLALADGERPLPGAELFSPVHQSSVGEVVLAAPAENGCELLAVLQEDAVNDGRIHLGAADGPALNLLSLPYTLDADREIQR
- a CDS encoding substrate-binding periplasmic protein, translated to MRVFLLALCLLFHGLAAADEVRLTNGEWAPYLGASLPHRGVASRIVEEAFALEGVEVRWEFYPWTRSMYLAERGERAGTAVWLRSPERERKFFISDPVVESTYYFFHRKDHPLDWQQVSDLKGVRLGGALGYDYGEAFQMAERDGQIKVKRLSGEEQGLRMVLAGRLDAFPMDKVVAFALLNDKFSSADRARMSFHPLPVRSDSLHLMLSREVPGNAKLIQRFNKGLALLRESGKVAQYLMEVQEPLSLAP
- a CDS encoding HDOD domain-containing protein → MSKLADKVQQELIQAIESDELVLPTLPEVALKVRETAEDPNASIQDLAKVIGNDAALTARIIKVVNSPLLRTNKEITDLQMAISRLGMNYTSNLATGLAMEQMFQATSDVIDRKMREVWNKSTEIAGICHVLCRHYTRLMPDQATLAGLVHQIGVLPILTYAEEHNELLADSISLNHVIERIHPLIGDRILRAWEFPEPIAAVPSQYLDFSRNSARVDYVDIVQVATLQSYLGSEHPYTQLDWSQVAAFSKLGLDPNVDMQADEDLSAAMEAAMGMLQ
- a CDS encoding FAD assembly factor SdhE; this translates as MADSIELNRLFWHSRRGMLELDVLLVPFVQEVYPSLDAEDQARYRKLLECEDQDMFGWFMQRGEPEDADLRRMVRMILDRVQPK
- a CDS encoding protein YgfX, whose product is MSSPSDAFECHWRPSRRLLALYLILSFLAVLALSVADIPFWARLAGYLACVAHGAWCLPGQILLTSPKAFTGLRLDGDGWQLWCAADGWRPVQLRPDSLALPLAVILRFRLSGTWWGKGLCIPADALDQEQHRRLRVRLGFSRRRWAEPG